One part of the Aurantibacillus circumpalustris genome encodes these proteins:
- a CDS encoding PorV/PorQ family protein: protein MKINLKYLAIPVSLALGLSVNAGNPERTGQAGASQLLINPFARNTGMAGSNSARVRGLEAQFLNVAGTAYTRKTEVLFNRSNWLQGTDIFINTFGITQGIGETGTIGLGVVAINAGKIPITTEEQPEGGLGTYSPSFYNISLSYAKMFSDNIFGGVNFKLVNEQIPNAAAHGLAIDAGIQYHTGKYDQVHFGIALRNWGPKMSYVGDGLSRQAVATSINGSYELTVNNRSAGFELPTMVNIGASYDFYLTKDSTGLLKQHRLSIHGNFTSNSFSYDNGMVGLEYAWKEMLMFRVGSFVEKNMFNDDQRRNAFTGPSAGLTFEVPFNEKKSTIGLDYSYRFSNPFGGTHSFGLRLNL, encoded by the coding sequence ATGAAAATAAATTTAAAATATTTGGCTATACCAGTTTCGTTGGCACTTGGATTGAGTGTTAATGCAGGTAATCCTGAACGTACAGGGCAGGCTGGAGCCAGTCAGTTATTGATTAACCCTTTCGCTAGAAATACAGGAATGGCTGGTTCAAATTCCGCTAGAGTGAGAGGCTTAGAAGCACAGTTCTTAAATGTAGCTGGGACTGCTTACACGCGTAAAACAGAGGTTCTTTTCAATCGATCAAACTGGTTGCAAGGAACCGATATTTTTATAAACACTTTTGGTATAACTCAGGGAATTGGTGAAACTGGAACAATTGGATTAGGTGTTGTTGCTATTAACGCCGGAAAGATTCCTATTACAACAGAGGAGCAACCAGAAGGAGGTTTAGGAACATATAGTCCTTCCTTCTATAATATTAGTTTATCATATGCTAAAATGTTCTCTGATAATATTTTCGGTGGAGTTAATTTTAAATTGGTAAACGAACAAATTCCCAATGCGGCAGCGCATGGTTTAGCAATTGATGCTGGTATACAGTATCATACTGGTAAATACGATCAAGTCCACTTTGGTATTGCGTTAAGAAATTGGGGTCCGAAAATGAGTTATGTAGGTGACGGATTAAGTCGTCAGGCGGTTGCAACTTCAATAAACGGGAGCTATGAGTTAACCGTAAATAACAGATCTGCTGGTTTTGAATTACCAACCATGGTTAATATTGGAGCGTCTTACGATTTCTATTTAACGAAGGATTCTACAGGTTTATTAAAACAACATCGTTTATCCATTCATGGTAACTTTACGTCTAACTCATTTAGTTATGATAACGGTATGGTTGGACTTGAATATGCTTGGAAAGAAATGCTCATGTTTAGAGTTGGATCTTTTGTTGAAAAAAACATGTTTAATGATGATCAGAGAAGAAATGCTTTTACTGGGCCTTCTGCTGGTTTAACATTTGAAGTTCCGTTTAATGAGAAAAAATCAACAATAGGATTGGATTATTCTTACCGTTTTAGTAATCCTTTTGGAGGAACACATTCCTTTGGATTAAGGTTGAACCTTTAG
- a CDS encoding glycine--tRNA ligase, producing the protein MSNIKPEDFFKNVISHSKEYGFIFQSSEIYDGLSAVYDYGQLGTELKKNIRDYWWKAMVQLNENIVGIDASIFMHPTTWKASGHVDAFNDPLIDNKDSKKRYRADVLIEEHIAKIEDKIKKEVEKAAKRFENFDEAVFISTNARVKEYQEKIDFINTRFKTALNDNNLEEVKQIIVDLEIVDPISGSRNWTDVRQFNLMFSTSMGSVSEDANTIYLRPETAQGIFVNYLNVQKTGRMKIPFGIAQTGKAFRNEIVARQFIFRMREFEQMEMQFFVRPGTEMEWYEHWKQTRLNWHLSLGLGKEKYRFHDHLKLAHYANAAADIEYEFPFGFKELEGIHSRTDFDLKQHEQFSGKKLQYFDPELNQSYVPYVVETSVGLDRLFLSILASALKEETLENGETRTVLSIPAALAPYKAAIFPLVKKDGLPELAESIMKDLKFDFNIAYDEKDTVGKRYRRQDAYGTPYCITVDHQSLEDKTVTVRHRDTMLQDRIKIDALPAFLEERVGIKSLLKTL; encoded by the coding sequence ATGAGTAATATTAAACCGGAAGATTTTTTTAAAAATGTTATCTCACACAGTAAAGAATATGGATTTATTTTTCAAAGTAGTGAAATTTACGATGGTTTAAGTGCAGTTTATGATTATGGCCAATTAGGCACAGAACTAAAGAAAAACATCCGTGATTACTGGTGGAAAGCAATGGTGCAACTAAATGAAAACATTGTGGGAATTGATGCTTCTATTTTCATGCACCCTACCACCTGGAAAGCAAGTGGACACGTTGATGCATTTAACGATCCATTAATCGATAACAAGGATAGCAAAAAAAGATACAGAGCCGATGTGTTGATTGAAGAACATATTGCTAAGATCGAAGACAAAATAAAAAAAGAAGTAGAAAAAGCGGCCAAACGTTTTGAAAATTTTGATGAAGCTGTTTTTATTTCTACAAATGCACGTGTAAAAGAATATCAAGAAAAAATTGATTTTATTAACACGCGTTTTAAAACAGCTCTCAACGATAACAATCTTGAAGAAGTAAAACAAATCATCGTTGATCTTGAAATTGTTGATCCTATCAGCGGCAGCCGAAACTGGACAGATGTACGGCAATTTAATTTAATGTTCAGCACTTCCATGGGTTCTGTTTCTGAAGATGCCAATACCATTTATTTGAGACCAGAAACCGCGCAGGGAATTTTTGTAAATTATTTAAATGTTCAAAAAACCGGTCGCATGAAAATTCCATTTGGGATTGCACAAACCGGAAAAGCGTTTAGAAATGAAATTGTAGCACGACAATTTATTTTTAGAATGCGTGAATTTGAACAAATGGAAATGCAATTTTTTGTAAGACCAGGCACTGAAATGGAATGGTATGAACACTGGAAACAGACTCGTTTAAACTGGCATTTATCATTAGGCTTAGGTAAAGAAAAATACCGTTTCCATGACCACTTAAAATTAGCGCATTATGCAAACGCAGCAGCAGATATTGAATATGAATTTCCTTTTGGATTTAAAGAGTTGGAAGGAATACATTCACGCACCGACTTTGATTTAAAACAGCACGAACAATTTTCTGGAAAAAAATTACAATATTTTGATCCAGAATTAAACCAGAGCTATGTTCCTTATGTTGTAGAAACTTCTGTGGGACTAGACAGATTGTTTTTATCTATTCTTGCTTCTGCTTTAAAGGAAGAAACACTCGAGAACGGAGAGACTAGAACGGTTTTAAGCATTCCTGCTGCACTTGCGCCCTATAAGGCTGCTATTTTCCCTTTAGTAAAAAAAGATGGTCTTCCTGAGCTTGCTGAAAGCATTATGAAAGATTTAAAATTTGACTTTAACATTGCTTACGATGAAAAAGACACTGTAGGGAAACGTTACCGTCGTCAAGATGCATATGGAACACCTTATTGCATAACAGTGGATCATCAAAGCTTAGAAGATAAAACTGTTACTGTGCGTCACCGCGACACCATGCTGCAAGACCGAATTAAAATAGATGCTTTGCCCGCATTTTTAGAAGAAAGAGTCGGAATTAAAAGTTTGCTAAAAACTTTGTAG
- a CDS encoding TonB-dependent receptor has translation MKKIYLAVVLVIFASLSALAQNDNGAIKITLKDKSTGEAIPFANVVAYKDGVQVGVATTNMDGEAFIKPLTPGKYTVKGIYIGYQAAEVKDVVVGEGKTSYVPINLANGEGVNLETIDVIAYQVPLIDPDTKSGATVTREDYQNLATKDINSVAATTAGVYQADEGSKINIRGGRDNNATYFVDGVKVFGTPRLPQQSIEQLQVITGGVPASYGDLTSGAISISTRGPQSKYFGGVELISSQLTDKFGYNSIGFSLGGPLYKKRDSTRRTVLGFFVSGQGNYIKEPSPSFVPIYVLKDEKLQQVKENPLTPSRSGTGYVRSSEFVTKDDMTTQRFRPNAVFRSLSLNGKLDYQPTNNTNVTLGGFYEYSDQFNATNTNPAVASNAMFNSNNNSQTINTTWRTNLSITQKFGNATADKTKTQSLLSNSYFKFLASYEKVIATTQSAQHKDNVFDYGYIGNFEIPRSTYMNAYNYDFTPDYQPTSGSLATPSYTYLGDRTGGVKFTPGTQNPDAALYTSWLAAHTATRLFTMDYIAANNGLRNGDQPATIYNLFNSFGFGNSVYRKQTDEQIRITASFNTDIKNHALTFGLEFDQRSLSYFGLNATALWTRMRQITNQHTAQLDKSNPHLNTELSGVIPYYYYDYLYQENQQTQFSEKLLEKLNLPKNHTGFVNTDAIDPSILSLDMFSAEDLLGTTDNANLISYYGYSHDGKKTGGKTNINDFLEKKDDSGRNTLPIGAFRPIYSSVYIMDKFDFKDIKFLAGFRVDRYDANQQVLKDKYSLHELAKVSDLGSLENLPAGFTDNIPGNISKDAAVYVAQNPQGGKSPLAILGYREGDKWFNSEGNEISDPNLISTSDGRPIPLYKDMANYDKKMSIGAFENYIAAINPQPRLGFSFPISDVANFFAHYDWLIQRPTNNQLNPLDYYFLNASQQNPLIQNPNLKPQQTIDYELGFAQVLNERKNAALTITSFYKEFRNQINQRVVVGAYPKNYIMYDNIDFSTVKGLSLKFELRRTGGSQINFNYTLQFAEGSGSNINSGANLASSGQPNLRVLQPLDYDQRHSFVLSYDYRFGSKKDYKGPTFKTKKNKTIQFLEDVGFNFTFLLGSGTPYTRWNTAVPINGGGRSSIVGQINGSSKPWQFRANLRIDKNIALEWGKNESDNKKTANLNIYLQILNLFNTSNVINVYHYTGASDDDGYLQSTQGQNALSITNSAAAFSDMYSIRMNAPNNYSLPRQIRIGVLFEF, from the coding sequence ATGAAGAAGATTTATTTAGCAGTTGTATTGGTTATTTTTGCAAGCTTATCAGCTTTGGCTCAAAATGATAATGGGGCAATTAAGATAACTTTGAAGGATAAGAGCACAGGAGAAGCAATCCCTTTTGCGAATGTAGTGGCTTATAAAGATGGCGTCCAGGTTGGTGTTGCGACAACGAACATGGATGGTGAAGCATTCATCAAACCTTTAACACCTGGAAAATATACCGTTAAGGGTATTTATATTGGTTACCAAGCAGCAGAAGTAAAAGATGTGGTTGTTGGTGAAGGAAAAACCTCTTATGTTCCAATTAATCTTGCAAATGGAGAAGGAGTTAATTTAGAAACTATCGACGTTATTGCTTATCAGGTGCCGCTTATTGATCCAGATACAAAATCAGGGGCTACCGTTACTCGTGAAGATTATCAAAACCTTGCCACAAAGGATATTAACTCTGTTGCGGCAACTACAGCAGGTGTTTATCAAGCGGATGAAGGAAGTAAAATTAATATTCGTGGAGGTCGTGATAATAATGCGACATACTTTGTAGATGGAGTTAAGGTTTTCGGTACGCCGAGGTTGCCACAGCAATCCATTGAACAATTACAGGTTATTACTGGCGGAGTTCCGGCAAGTTATGGGGACTTAACATCAGGTGCGATATCAATTTCTACACGCGGCCCGCAGTCAAAGTATTTTGGTGGCGTGGAATTAATTTCTTCACAGTTAACAGACAAGTTCGGATACAATTCGATTGGTTTTAGTTTAGGAGGCCCTTTATACAAAAAGAGAGACTCAACAAGAAGAACAGTTCTTGGATTTTTCGTGTCAGGTCAAGGAAATTATATAAAAGAACCAAGCCCGTCTTTTGTTCCAATTTATGTTTTAAAAGACGAAAAGTTGCAACAAGTTAAGGAAAACCCTTTAACACCGTCGCGTTCAGGAACCGGTTATGTGCGCAGTTCTGAGTTTGTTACAAAGGATGATATGACAACTCAAAGGTTTCGTCCCAATGCAGTGTTTCGTTCATTGTCATTAAATGGAAAATTGGATTATCAGCCTACCAATAATACGAATGTGACTTTGGGTGGTTTTTATGAGTATTCAGATCAATTTAATGCTACAAACACTAACCCCGCAGTGGCTTCAAACGCCATGTTTAATTCTAATAACAATTCACAAACAATCAATACTACCTGGAGAACTAATCTTTCTATCACGCAAAAGTTCGGTAATGCAACGGCTGACAAAACAAAAACCCAATCGTTATTATCCAACTCTTACTTTAAGTTCTTAGCCAGTTACGAAAAAGTAATAGCAACCACACAAAGTGCGCAGCATAAGGATAACGTTTTTGATTATGGTTATATAGGAAACTTTGAAATACCTCGTTCTACTTATATGAATGCTTATAACTATGATTTTACTCCAGATTATCAGCCAACATCTGGTTCTCTGGCAACTCCTTCGTATACCTATTTAGGGGATAGAACAGGAGGCGTAAAATTCACACCTGGCACGCAAAATCCAGATGCTGCGTTATACACAAGTTGGTTGGCAGCACATACTGCTACACGCTTGTTTACCATGGACTATATCGCGGCCAACAACGGACTTAGAAATGGTGATCAACCTGCTACTATTTATAATTTGTTTAATAGTTTTGGATTCGGTAATTCTGTTTATAGGAAGCAAACCGATGAGCAAATTAGAATTACAGCAAGTTTTAATACAGATATTAAAAATCATGCTTTAACTTTTGGGCTTGAGTTTGATCAAAGATCTTTAAGTTACTTTGGCTTGAATGCAACAGCTCTGTGGACAAGGATGAGACAAATTACCAATCAACACACTGCTCAGCTTGATAAATCAAATCCACATCTTAATACTGAGTTATCGGGTGTAATTCCTTACTATTATTATGATTATTTGTACCAGGAAAACCAACAAACTCAGTTCTCTGAGAAATTACTTGAAAAATTAAATCTACCGAAAAATCATACGGGTTTTGTTAATACCGACGCCATTGATCCGTCTATTTTAAGCCTTGATATGTTCAGTGCTGAGGATCTTTTAGGAACAACTGATAACGCCAACTTGATTAGCTATTATGGTTACAGTCATGATGGAAAGAAAACTGGTGGTAAAACTAATATTAATGATTTCCTTGAAAAGAAGGATGACAGCGGTAGAAATACGTTACCAATTGGCGCATTTAGGCCAATTTATTCTTCAGTTTACATCATGGACAAGTTCGATTTTAAAGACATCAAGTTTTTAGCTGGATTCCGTGTTGATAGGTACGATGCAAATCAACAAGTATTAAAAGATAAATACTCTTTGCACGAGTTGGCTAAAGTAAGTGATTTAGGATCTCTTGAAAATCTTCCTGCTGGCTTTACAGATAACATTCCTGGCAATATCTCTAAGGACGCTGCTGTTTATGTTGCGCAAAATCCTCAGGGTGGAAAATCTCCACTAGCAATACTTGGTTATAGAGAAGGTGACAAATGGTTTAACTCTGAGGGGAATGAAATATCAGACCCTAATCTTATTTCAACTTCTGATGGGCGTCCAATTCCCTTGTATAAGGATATGGCCAATTATGATAAAAAAATGTCTATCGGAGCTTTTGAAAATTATATTGCGGCTATTAACCCTCAGCCACGTTTAGGATTTTCATTTCCAATTTCAGATGTCGCCAATTTCTTCGCACATTATGATTGGTTAATACAACGACCAACGAATAATCAATTAAATCCTTTGGATTATTATTTTCTGAATGCATCACAACAAAATCCTCTTATACAAAACCCAAATCTTAAGCCGCAGCAGACCATTGATTATGAATTAGGATTCGCACAAGTTTTAAACGAAAGAAAAAACGCTGCTTTAACCATCACATCTTTTTACAAAGAGTTTAGAAATCAAATCAATCAGCGCGTTGTAGTCGGAGCTTATCCTAAAAATTATATTATGTATGATAATATTGATTTTTCTACCGTTAAAGGACTATCGCTCAAATTTGAACTCAGAAGAACAGGCGGTTCGCAAATTAATTTTAATTACACACTCCAATTTGCCGAAGGTTCAGGCTCAAATATTAATTCCGGTGCTAACTTAGCCTCTAGTGGTCAACCAAACCTACGTGTACTCCAACCGTTAGATTATGATCAACGTCATAGTTTTGTATTGTCTTACGATTACCGCTTTGGTAGTAAAAAGGATTATAAGGGACCAACTTTTAAAACCAAAAAAAATAAAACAATTCAATTCTTAGAAGATGTTGGATTCAATTTCACTTTCTTATTAGGATCAGGAACTCCTTACACGCGTTGGAATACAGCGGTGCCTATAAATGGTGGCGGACGTTCGAGTATTGTAGGACAAATTAATGGTTCATCTAAGCCATGGCAATTTAGAGCTAATTTAAGAATTGATAAAAATATTGCTTTGGAGTGGGGAAAAAATGAATCAGATAACAAAAAGACAGCCAATCTAAATATTTATTTACAGATTTTGAATTTGTTTAACACAAGTAATGTTATCAACGTTTATCACTACACGGGTGCTTCTGATGATGATGGTTATTTGCAATCAACTCAGGGACAAAATGCATTGTCTATAACTAATAGTGCTGCAGCTTTCTCTGATATGTACAGCATAAGAATGAATGCACCTAATAATTATAGCTTACCGAGACAAATACGCATAGGAGTTTTATTTGAATTTTAA
- the greA gene encoding transcription elongation factor GreA, producing MAIGYYTEEGLQKLKDELHQLRSVERKVATQAIVDARDKGDLSENAEYDAAREAQALLELRIAKLEDVIANARIVDETKLDLSKASILTTVKIKNLKNGASMKYTLVAENEADLKIGKISVDSPIGRALLGKKVGEKVDVDVPAGKMTFEVSEISI from the coding sequence ATGGCAATAGGATATTACACAGAAGAGGGGTTACAAAAGCTAAAAGATGAATTACATCAATTAAGATCTGTAGAACGTAAAGTAGCCACTCAGGCTATTGTGGATGCAAGGGATAAAGGAGATTTAAGCGAAAACGCAGAGTATGATGCTGCACGTGAGGCTCAAGCATTGCTTGAACTGCGTATTGCAAAGCTAGAAGACGTAATTGCAAATGCCAGAATTGTGGATGAAACAAAGTTAGATCTCAGTAAAGCAAGTATTCTTACAACAGTAAAAATAAAAAATCTCAAAAATGGAGCTTCTATGAAATATACTCTGGTAGCTGAAAACGAAGCGGATCTTAAGATTGGTAAAATATCTGTTGATTCTCCAATTGGTAGGGCTTTACTTGGTAAAAAGGTGGGAGAGAAAGTAGATGTGGATGTTCCCGCTGGTAAAATGACTTTTGAGGTTTCTGAAATTTCTATTTAA
- a CDS encoding HIT family protein — MPSIFSKIVAGEIPCYKIAEDENYLAFLDVFPLKKGHTLVIPKKEVDYIFDLDSTTYSGLMEFSKKVAVAIKRSIPSKRISMQVIGLEVPHAHVHLIPINSMNDCDFKQEKLKFSKEEFEETAKFIASHFA; from the coding sequence TTGCCAAGCATTTTTTCTAAAATAGTTGCTGGCGAAATTCCTTGTTATAAAATTGCTGAGGACGAAAATTACCTTGCATTTCTAGATGTATTTCCATTAAAAAAAGGACACACACTTGTTATTCCGAAAAAGGAAGTGGATTATATTTTTGATCTAGATTCAACTACTTATTCTGGACTTATGGAATTTTCCAAAAAGGTAGCGGTAGCGATTAAAAGATCCATTCCAAGTAAACGCATTTCTATGCAAGTAATAGGACTAGAAGTTCCGCACGCTCATGTTCATCTCATTCCAATCAACTCAATGAATGATTGTGATTTTAAACAAGAAAAACTGAAATTTTCTAAAGAGGAATTTGAAGAGACGGCAAAGTTTATTGCTTCGCATTTCGCATAA